From Eptesicus fuscus isolate TK198812 chromosome 13, DD_ASM_mEF_20220401, whole genome shotgun sequence, the proteins below share one genomic window:
- the SIPA1 gene encoding signal-induced proliferation-associated protein 1 isoform X1 yields the protein MPMWAGGAGSPRRGTAPAPTDDLFARKLRQPARPPLTPHTFEPRPTRGPLLRSGSDAGEARPPTPASPRARAHSHEEAGRPAVVPTRLFTDPLALLGLPAEEPEPSFPPVPEPRWFAHYDVQSLLFDWAPRPRGAGGHTEPGSGTLASAEDRTARSDLLLEAPGFVSELGGEGELGLGGPVSPPVPPALPNAAVSVLEEPQNRTSAYSLEHADLGAGYYRKYFYNKEHQNFFGLDEALGPVAVSLRREEKEGSGGGTLHSYRIIVRTTQLRTLRGTISEEVLPPGPPRGLSPRKLLEHVAPRLSLTCLRLGSASPKVPRTLLTLDEQVLSFQRKVGILYCRAGQGSEEEMYNNQEAGPAFMQFLTLLGDVVRLKGFESYRAQLDTKTDSTGTHSLYTVYQDHEIMFHVSTMLPYTPNNQQQLLRKRHIGNNIVTIVFQEPGSKAFCPSTIRSHFQHVFLVVRAQAPCTPHTSYRVAVSRTQDTPAFGPVLPLGGGPFAANADFRAFLLAKALNGEQAAGHARQFHTMATRTRQQYLQDLATNEVTTTSLDSASRFGLPSLGVRRRASPRGAGAELQAAGALVWGVRAAPGARGAAGAQAGSPDHPEVPCLLGISAEALVLVAPRDGRVVFNCACRDVLAWTFSEQQLDLYHGRGEAITLRFDGPPEQAVGEVVARLQLVSRGCETRELALPRDGQGRLGFEVDAEGFVTHVERFTFAETAGLRPGARLLRVCGQTLPNLGPEAAAQRLRSAPKVCITVLPPDESGRPRRSFSELYRLSLQEPGRRGAPGPVQEEAPEVALMPTTQQLLHVCLSDGSGPPGPGDLAEERTEFLHSQHSPSPCSSLSDEAPVLPNTTPDLLLAATAKPSPPGAGRETPPTQDGPASPNGDEDRGDPAPEMRASFLPRTLSLRNSISKIMSEAGAETLEDEWQSISEIASTCNTILESLSREGEATEGECCGEEPGWGSYFLYRPAVPLSPQDSPSQRVEMPGEPPNLMLSQNPGACPRRSLTWSPCSGSCRRTCRRRRRTGRPWRRRFAACGTTTACSWPPSTWARPPRTWPEPLGPASAWLWTCSAPPRSFRARGRTGPWAPSGTRPAHRRILALPPLPSPVLVAKFPLPRACL from the exons GTGACGCAGGCGAGGCCCGGCCCCCCACGCCGGCCAGCCCCCGAGCCCGTGCCCACAGCCACGAGGAGGCCGGCCGCCCTGCTGTGGTCCCCACGCGCCTCTTCACTGACCCACTGGCACTGCTGGGGCTGCCAGCCGAGGAGCCAGAGCCCTCCTTCCCGCCAGTGCCTGAGCCCCGCTGGTTCGCCCACTATGACGTGCAGAGCCTGCTCTTCGACTGGGCTCCGCggcctcggggggcggggggccacaCGGAGCCCGGCTCTGGGACCCTGGCCTCGGCTGAGGACCGGACTGCCCGCTCAGACCTGCTGCTGGAGGCGCCCGGCTTTGTGAGTGAGCTCGGGGGTGagggtgagctgggcctgggtGGACCCGTGTCCCCGCctgtgcctcctgcactgcccaaCGCAGCCGTGTCGGTCCTGGAGGAGCCACAGAACCGAACCTCAGCCTACAGCCTGGAGCACGCGGACCTGGGCGCCGGCTACTACCGCAAGTACTTCTACAACAAAG AACACCAGAACTTCTTCGGACTGGACGAGGCGCTGGGTCCGGTGGCAGTGAGCCTGCggcgggaggagaaggagggcagCGGCGGGGGCACTCTGCACAGCTACCGGATCATCGTGCGGACCACGCAG CTCCGGACCCTCCGTGGCACCATCTCGGAGGAGGTGCTGCCCCCGGGGCCCCCGAGGGGCCTGTCCCCGAGGAAGCTTCTGGAGCACGTGGCGCCCAGGCTGAGCCTGACCTGCCTGCGCCTGGGCTCAGCCTCACCGAAGGTGCCACGCACGCTGCTCACGCTGGACGAGCAAGTG ctgaGCTTCCAGCGCAAGGTGGGCATCCTGTACTGCCGGGCGGGCCAGGGCTCGGAAGAGGAGATGTACAACAACCAGGAGGCAGGACCCGCCTTCATGCAGTTCCTCACCCTGCTGGGCGACGTGGTGCGGCTCAAAGGCTTTGAGAGCTACCGGGCCCAGCTGGACACCAAAA ccGACTCCACAGGCACGCACTCGCTCTACACCGTGTACCAGGACCACGAGATCATGTTCCACGTGTCCACGATGCTGCCTTACACCCCCAATaatcagcagcag CTCCTGCGGAAGCGCCACATCGGCAACAACATCGTGACCATCGTGTTCCAGGAGCCGGGCAGCAAGGCCTTCTGCCCCAGCACCATCCGCTCGCACTTCCAGCACGTGTTCCTGGTGGTGCGGGCCCAGGCGCCCTGCACcccgcacacctcctacag GGTGGCTGTGAGCCGCACCCAGGACACCCCAGCCTTTGGTCCGGTTCTGCCCCTAGGTGGAGGCCCTTTCGCGGCCAATGCCGACTTCCGGGCCTTCCTGCTGGCCAAGGCGCTCAATGGCGAGCAGGCGGCGGGCCACGCACGCCAGTTCCACACCATGGCCACGCGCACGCGCCAGCAGTACCTGCAGGACCTGGCCACCAATGAGGTGACCACCACGTCGCTGGACTCAGCTTCCCGCTTTGGCCTGCCCTCCCTGGGCGTGAGGCGGCGGGCGTCCCCTCGGGGCGCGGGGGCCGAGCTGCAGGCGGCCGGCGCGCTGGTGTGGGGAGTGCGCGCGGCgcccggggcgcggggcgcggccgGGGCCCAGGCAGGCAGCCCCGACCACCCCGAGGTGCCCTGCCTGCTGGGCATCTCGGCCGAGGCGCTGGTGCTGGTGGCGCCCCGCGACGGCCGGGTCGTCTTTAACTGCGCCTGTCGCGACGTGCTGGCCTGGACCTTCTCCGAGCAGCAGCTCGATCTGTACCACGGCCGCGGGGAGGCGATCACCCTGCGGTTCGACGGCCCCCCTGAGCAAGCCGTGGGCGAGGTGGTGGCGCGCCTGCAG CTGGTGAGCCGCGGCTGCGAGACCCGCGAGCTCGCGCTGCCCCGCGACGGCCAGGGCCGCCTGGGCTTCGAAGTGGACGCCGAGGGCTTCGTCACGCACGTGGAGCGCTTCACGTTCGCGGAGACGGCGGGGCTGCGGCCCGGGGCGCGCCTGCTGCGCGTGTGCGGCCAGACGCTGCCCAACCTTGGCCCCGAGGCCGCGGCTCAGCGGCTGCGCTCCGCGCCCAAGGTCTGCATCACCGTCCTGCCCCCGGATGAGAGCGGCCGGCCCCGCAG gagcTTCTCGGAGCTGTACAGGCTGTCTCTGCAGGAGCCCGGCAGGCGCGGGGCCCCAGGGCCAGTGCAGGAAGAGGCGCCTGAAGTGGCCCTGATGCCCACCACGCAGCAGCTGCTGCACGTGTGCCTGAGTGACGGCAGCGGCCCGCCGGGGCCCGGAGACCTAGCCGAGGAGAGGACCGAGTTCCTGCACAGCCAGCACTCGCCATCGCCCTGCAG ctccctgtcAGATGAGGCCCCAGTCCTGCCCAACACCACCCCAGACCTCCTCCTGGCAGCCACGGCCAAGCCGTCACCTCCGGGTGCTGGCAgggagacaccccccacccag GAtgggccggccagccccaatggCGATGAGGACAGAGGCGACCCGGCCCCAGAGATGAGGGCCTCCTTCCTGCCACGGACCTTGTCTCTTCGAAACTCCATCAGCAAAA TCATGTCGGAGGCGGGCGCGGAGACTCTGGAGGACGAGTGGCAGTCCATCTCGGAGATCGCCTCCACTTGCAACACCATCCTGGAGTCGCTGTCCCGGGAGGGTGAGGCCACTGAGGGTGAGTGCTGTGGGGAGGAGCCAGGATGGGGCTCTTACTTCCTTTACCGACCTGCTGTTCCTCTTTCCCCACAGGACAGCCCATCCCAGAGAGTGGAGATGCCAGGGGAACCCCCAAACCTGATGCTGA GCCAGAACCCAGGAGCCTGTCCGAGAAGGTCTCTCACCTGGAGTCCCTGCTCAGGAAGCTGCAGGAGGACCTGCAGAAG GAGAAGGCGGACAGGgcggccctggaggaggaggttcGCAGCCTGCGGAACAACAACCGCCTGCTCCTGGCCTCCAAGCACCTGGGCTCGCCCACCACGGACTTGGCCTGAGCCGCTCGGCCCagcctcagcctggctgtggaccTGCTCGGCACCGCCCAGGTCCTTCAGGGCGCGGGGCCGCACCGGGCCCTGGGCCCCCTCAGGAACTCGCCCTGCGCACAGGCGCATCTTAGcactgcccccactccccagcccagtACTGGTGGCGAAGTTTCCCCTGCCCCGTGCCTGTTTGTAA
- the SIPA1 gene encoding signal-induced proliferation-associated protein 1 isoform X3, which yields MPMWAGGAGSPRRGTAPAPTDDLFARKLRQPARPPLTPHTFEPRPTRGPLLRSGSDAGEARPPTPASPRARAHSHEEAGRPAVVPTRLFTDPLALLGLPAEEPEPSFPPVPEPRWFAHYDVQSLLFDWAPRPRGAGGHTEPGSGTLASAEDRTARSDLLLEAPGFVSELGGEGELGLGGPVSPPVPPALPNAAVSVLEEPQNRTSAYSLEHADLGAGYYRKYFYNKEHQNFFGLDEALGPVAVSLRREEKEGSGGGTLHSYRIIVRTTQLRTLRGTISEEVLPPGPPRGLSPRKLLEHVAPRLSLTCLRLGSASPKVPRTLLTLDEQVLSFQRKVGILYCRAGQGSEEEMYNNQEAGPAFMQFLTLLGDVVRLKGFESYRAQLDTKTDSTGTHSLYTVYQDHEIMFHVSTMLPYTPNNQQQLLRKRHIGNNIVTIVFQEPGSKAFCPSTIRSHFQHVFLVVRAQAPCTPHTSYRVAVSRTQDTPAFGPVLPLGGGPFAANADFRAFLLAKALNGEQAAGHARQFHTMATRTRQQYLQDLATNEVTTTSLDSASRFGLPSLGVRRRASPRGAGAELQAAGALVWGVRAAPGARGAAGAQAGSPDHPEVPCLLGISAEALVLVAPRDGRVVFNCACRDVLAWTFSEQQLDLYHGRGEAITLRFDGPPEQAVGEVVARLQLVSRGCETRELALPRDGQGRLGFEVDAEGFVTHVERFTFAETAGLRPGARLLRVCGQTLPNLGPEAAAQRLRSAPKVCITVLPPDESGRPRRSFSELYRLSLQEPGRRGAPGPVQEEAPEVALMPTTQQLLHVCLSDGSGPPGPGDLAEERTEFLHSQHSPSPCSSLSDEAPVLPNTTPDLLLAATAKPSPPGAGRETPPTQDGPASPNGDEDRGDPAPEMRASFLPRTLSLRNSISKIMSEAGAETLEDEWQSISEIASTCNTILESLSREGEATEGQPIPESGDARGTPKPDAEPEPRSLSEKVSHLESLLRKLQEDLQKEKADRAALEEEVRSLRNNNRLLLASKHLGSPTTDLA from the exons GTGACGCAGGCGAGGCCCGGCCCCCCACGCCGGCCAGCCCCCGAGCCCGTGCCCACAGCCACGAGGAGGCCGGCCGCCCTGCTGTGGTCCCCACGCGCCTCTTCACTGACCCACTGGCACTGCTGGGGCTGCCAGCCGAGGAGCCAGAGCCCTCCTTCCCGCCAGTGCCTGAGCCCCGCTGGTTCGCCCACTATGACGTGCAGAGCCTGCTCTTCGACTGGGCTCCGCggcctcggggggcggggggccacaCGGAGCCCGGCTCTGGGACCCTGGCCTCGGCTGAGGACCGGACTGCCCGCTCAGACCTGCTGCTGGAGGCGCCCGGCTTTGTGAGTGAGCTCGGGGGTGagggtgagctgggcctgggtGGACCCGTGTCCCCGCctgtgcctcctgcactgcccaaCGCAGCCGTGTCGGTCCTGGAGGAGCCACAGAACCGAACCTCAGCCTACAGCCTGGAGCACGCGGACCTGGGCGCCGGCTACTACCGCAAGTACTTCTACAACAAAG AACACCAGAACTTCTTCGGACTGGACGAGGCGCTGGGTCCGGTGGCAGTGAGCCTGCggcgggaggagaaggagggcagCGGCGGGGGCACTCTGCACAGCTACCGGATCATCGTGCGGACCACGCAG CTCCGGACCCTCCGTGGCACCATCTCGGAGGAGGTGCTGCCCCCGGGGCCCCCGAGGGGCCTGTCCCCGAGGAAGCTTCTGGAGCACGTGGCGCCCAGGCTGAGCCTGACCTGCCTGCGCCTGGGCTCAGCCTCACCGAAGGTGCCACGCACGCTGCTCACGCTGGACGAGCAAGTG ctgaGCTTCCAGCGCAAGGTGGGCATCCTGTACTGCCGGGCGGGCCAGGGCTCGGAAGAGGAGATGTACAACAACCAGGAGGCAGGACCCGCCTTCATGCAGTTCCTCACCCTGCTGGGCGACGTGGTGCGGCTCAAAGGCTTTGAGAGCTACCGGGCCCAGCTGGACACCAAAA ccGACTCCACAGGCACGCACTCGCTCTACACCGTGTACCAGGACCACGAGATCATGTTCCACGTGTCCACGATGCTGCCTTACACCCCCAATaatcagcagcag CTCCTGCGGAAGCGCCACATCGGCAACAACATCGTGACCATCGTGTTCCAGGAGCCGGGCAGCAAGGCCTTCTGCCCCAGCACCATCCGCTCGCACTTCCAGCACGTGTTCCTGGTGGTGCGGGCCCAGGCGCCCTGCACcccgcacacctcctacag GGTGGCTGTGAGCCGCACCCAGGACACCCCAGCCTTTGGTCCGGTTCTGCCCCTAGGTGGAGGCCCTTTCGCGGCCAATGCCGACTTCCGGGCCTTCCTGCTGGCCAAGGCGCTCAATGGCGAGCAGGCGGCGGGCCACGCACGCCAGTTCCACACCATGGCCACGCGCACGCGCCAGCAGTACCTGCAGGACCTGGCCACCAATGAGGTGACCACCACGTCGCTGGACTCAGCTTCCCGCTTTGGCCTGCCCTCCCTGGGCGTGAGGCGGCGGGCGTCCCCTCGGGGCGCGGGGGCCGAGCTGCAGGCGGCCGGCGCGCTGGTGTGGGGAGTGCGCGCGGCgcccggggcgcggggcgcggccgGGGCCCAGGCAGGCAGCCCCGACCACCCCGAGGTGCCCTGCCTGCTGGGCATCTCGGCCGAGGCGCTGGTGCTGGTGGCGCCCCGCGACGGCCGGGTCGTCTTTAACTGCGCCTGTCGCGACGTGCTGGCCTGGACCTTCTCCGAGCAGCAGCTCGATCTGTACCACGGCCGCGGGGAGGCGATCACCCTGCGGTTCGACGGCCCCCCTGAGCAAGCCGTGGGCGAGGTGGTGGCGCGCCTGCAG CTGGTGAGCCGCGGCTGCGAGACCCGCGAGCTCGCGCTGCCCCGCGACGGCCAGGGCCGCCTGGGCTTCGAAGTGGACGCCGAGGGCTTCGTCACGCACGTGGAGCGCTTCACGTTCGCGGAGACGGCGGGGCTGCGGCCCGGGGCGCGCCTGCTGCGCGTGTGCGGCCAGACGCTGCCCAACCTTGGCCCCGAGGCCGCGGCTCAGCGGCTGCGCTCCGCGCCCAAGGTCTGCATCACCGTCCTGCCCCCGGATGAGAGCGGCCGGCCCCGCAG gagcTTCTCGGAGCTGTACAGGCTGTCTCTGCAGGAGCCCGGCAGGCGCGGGGCCCCAGGGCCAGTGCAGGAAGAGGCGCCTGAAGTGGCCCTGATGCCCACCACGCAGCAGCTGCTGCACGTGTGCCTGAGTGACGGCAGCGGCCCGCCGGGGCCCGGAGACCTAGCCGAGGAGAGGACCGAGTTCCTGCACAGCCAGCACTCGCCATCGCCCTGCAG ctccctgtcAGATGAGGCCCCAGTCCTGCCCAACACCACCCCAGACCTCCTCCTGGCAGCCACGGCCAAGCCGTCACCTCCGGGTGCTGGCAgggagacaccccccacccag GAtgggccggccagccccaatggCGATGAGGACAGAGGCGACCCGGCCCCAGAGATGAGGGCCTCCTTCCTGCCACGGACCTTGTCTCTTCGAAACTCCATCAGCAAAA TCATGTCGGAGGCGGGCGCGGAGACTCTGGAGGACGAGTGGCAGTCCATCTCGGAGATCGCCTCCACTTGCAACACCATCCTGGAGTCGCTGTCCCGGGAGGGTGAGGCCACTGAGG GACAGCCCATCCCAGAGAGTGGAGATGCCAGGGGAACCCCCAAACCTGATGCTGA GCCAGAACCCAGGAGCCTGTCCGAGAAGGTCTCTCACCTGGAGTCCCTGCTCAGGAAGCTGCAGGAGGACCTGCAGAAG GAGAAGGCGGACAGGgcggccctggaggaggaggttcGCAGCCTGCGGAACAACAACCGCCTGCTCCTGGCCTCCAAGCACCTGGGCTCGCCCACCACGGACTTGGCCTGA
- the SIPA1 gene encoding signal-induced proliferation-associated protein 1 isoform X2, with product MPMWAGGAGSPRRGTAPAPTDDLFARKLRQPARPPLTPHTFEPRPTRGPLLRSGSDAGEARPPTPASPRARAHSHEEAGRPAVVPTRLFTDPLALLGLPAEEPEPSFPPVPEPRWFAHYDVQSLLFDWAPRPRGAGGHTEPGSGTLASAEDRTARSDLLLEAPGFVSELGGEGELGLGGPVSPPVPPALPNAAVSVLEEPQNRTSAYSLEHADLGAGYYRKYFYNKEHQNFFGLDEALGPVAVSLRREEKEGSGGGTLHSYRIIVRTTQLRTLRGTISEEVLPPGPPRGLSPRKLLEHVAPRLSLTCLRLGSASPKVPRTLLTLDEQVLSFQRKVGILYCRAGQGSEEEMYNNQEAGPAFMQFLTLLGDVVRLKGFESYRAQLDTKTDSTGTHSLYTVYQDHEIMFHVSTMLPYTPNNQQQLLRKRHIGNNIVTIVFQEPGSKAFCPSTIRSHFQHVFLVVRAQAPCTPHTSYRVAVSRTQDTPAFGPVLPLGGGPFAANADFRAFLLAKALNGEQAAGHARQFHTMATRTRQQYLQDLATNEVTTTSLDSASRFGLPSLGVRRRASPRGAGAELQAAGALVWGVRAAPGARGAAGAQAGSPDHPEVPCLLGISAEALVLVAPRDGRVVFNCACRDVLAWTFSEQQLDLYHGRGEAITLRFDGPPEQAVGEVVARLQLVSRGCETRELALPRDGQGRLGFEVDAEGFVTHVERFTFAETAGLRPGARLLRVCGQTLPNLGPEAAAQRLRSAPKVCITVLPPDESGRPRRSFSELYRLSLQEPGRRGAPGPVQEEAPEVALMPTTQQLLHVCLSDGSGPPGPGDLAEERTEFLHSQHSPSPCSSLSDEAPVLPNTTPDLLLAATAKPSPPGAGRETPPTQDGPASPNGDEDRGDPAPEMRASFLPRTLSLRNSISKIMSEAGAETLEDEWQSISEIASTCNTILESLSREGQPIPESGDARGTPKPDAEPEPRSLSEKVSHLESLLRKLQEDLQKEKADRAALEEEVRSLRNNNRLLLASKHLGSPTTDLA from the exons GTGACGCAGGCGAGGCCCGGCCCCCCACGCCGGCCAGCCCCCGAGCCCGTGCCCACAGCCACGAGGAGGCCGGCCGCCCTGCTGTGGTCCCCACGCGCCTCTTCACTGACCCACTGGCACTGCTGGGGCTGCCAGCCGAGGAGCCAGAGCCCTCCTTCCCGCCAGTGCCTGAGCCCCGCTGGTTCGCCCACTATGACGTGCAGAGCCTGCTCTTCGACTGGGCTCCGCggcctcggggggcggggggccacaCGGAGCCCGGCTCTGGGACCCTGGCCTCGGCTGAGGACCGGACTGCCCGCTCAGACCTGCTGCTGGAGGCGCCCGGCTTTGTGAGTGAGCTCGGGGGTGagggtgagctgggcctgggtGGACCCGTGTCCCCGCctgtgcctcctgcactgcccaaCGCAGCCGTGTCGGTCCTGGAGGAGCCACAGAACCGAACCTCAGCCTACAGCCTGGAGCACGCGGACCTGGGCGCCGGCTACTACCGCAAGTACTTCTACAACAAAG AACACCAGAACTTCTTCGGACTGGACGAGGCGCTGGGTCCGGTGGCAGTGAGCCTGCggcgggaggagaaggagggcagCGGCGGGGGCACTCTGCACAGCTACCGGATCATCGTGCGGACCACGCAG CTCCGGACCCTCCGTGGCACCATCTCGGAGGAGGTGCTGCCCCCGGGGCCCCCGAGGGGCCTGTCCCCGAGGAAGCTTCTGGAGCACGTGGCGCCCAGGCTGAGCCTGACCTGCCTGCGCCTGGGCTCAGCCTCACCGAAGGTGCCACGCACGCTGCTCACGCTGGACGAGCAAGTG ctgaGCTTCCAGCGCAAGGTGGGCATCCTGTACTGCCGGGCGGGCCAGGGCTCGGAAGAGGAGATGTACAACAACCAGGAGGCAGGACCCGCCTTCATGCAGTTCCTCACCCTGCTGGGCGACGTGGTGCGGCTCAAAGGCTTTGAGAGCTACCGGGCCCAGCTGGACACCAAAA ccGACTCCACAGGCACGCACTCGCTCTACACCGTGTACCAGGACCACGAGATCATGTTCCACGTGTCCACGATGCTGCCTTACACCCCCAATaatcagcagcag CTCCTGCGGAAGCGCCACATCGGCAACAACATCGTGACCATCGTGTTCCAGGAGCCGGGCAGCAAGGCCTTCTGCCCCAGCACCATCCGCTCGCACTTCCAGCACGTGTTCCTGGTGGTGCGGGCCCAGGCGCCCTGCACcccgcacacctcctacag GGTGGCTGTGAGCCGCACCCAGGACACCCCAGCCTTTGGTCCGGTTCTGCCCCTAGGTGGAGGCCCTTTCGCGGCCAATGCCGACTTCCGGGCCTTCCTGCTGGCCAAGGCGCTCAATGGCGAGCAGGCGGCGGGCCACGCACGCCAGTTCCACACCATGGCCACGCGCACGCGCCAGCAGTACCTGCAGGACCTGGCCACCAATGAGGTGACCACCACGTCGCTGGACTCAGCTTCCCGCTTTGGCCTGCCCTCCCTGGGCGTGAGGCGGCGGGCGTCCCCTCGGGGCGCGGGGGCCGAGCTGCAGGCGGCCGGCGCGCTGGTGTGGGGAGTGCGCGCGGCgcccggggcgcggggcgcggccgGGGCCCAGGCAGGCAGCCCCGACCACCCCGAGGTGCCCTGCCTGCTGGGCATCTCGGCCGAGGCGCTGGTGCTGGTGGCGCCCCGCGACGGCCGGGTCGTCTTTAACTGCGCCTGTCGCGACGTGCTGGCCTGGACCTTCTCCGAGCAGCAGCTCGATCTGTACCACGGCCGCGGGGAGGCGATCACCCTGCGGTTCGACGGCCCCCCTGAGCAAGCCGTGGGCGAGGTGGTGGCGCGCCTGCAG CTGGTGAGCCGCGGCTGCGAGACCCGCGAGCTCGCGCTGCCCCGCGACGGCCAGGGCCGCCTGGGCTTCGAAGTGGACGCCGAGGGCTTCGTCACGCACGTGGAGCGCTTCACGTTCGCGGAGACGGCGGGGCTGCGGCCCGGGGCGCGCCTGCTGCGCGTGTGCGGCCAGACGCTGCCCAACCTTGGCCCCGAGGCCGCGGCTCAGCGGCTGCGCTCCGCGCCCAAGGTCTGCATCACCGTCCTGCCCCCGGATGAGAGCGGCCGGCCCCGCAG gagcTTCTCGGAGCTGTACAGGCTGTCTCTGCAGGAGCCCGGCAGGCGCGGGGCCCCAGGGCCAGTGCAGGAAGAGGCGCCTGAAGTGGCCCTGATGCCCACCACGCAGCAGCTGCTGCACGTGTGCCTGAGTGACGGCAGCGGCCCGCCGGGGCCCGGAGACCTAGCCGAGGAGAGGACCGAGTTCCTGCACAGCCAGCACTCGCCATCGCCCTGCAG ctccctgtcAGATGAGGCCCCAGTCCTGCCCAACACCACCCCAGACCTCCTCCTGGCAGCCACGGCCAAGCCGTCACCTCCGGGTGCTGGCAgggagacaccccccacccag GAtgggccggccagccccaatggCGATGAGGACAGAGGCGACCCGGCCCCAGAGATGAGGGCCTCCTTCCTGCCACGGACCTTGTCTCTTCGAAACTCCATCAGCAAAA TCATGTCGGAGGCGGGCGCGGAGACTCTGGAGGACGAGTGGCAGTCCATCTCGGAGATCGCCTCCACTTGCAACACCATCCTGGAGTCGCTGTCCCGGGAGG GACAGCCCATCCCAGAGAGTGGAGATGCCAGGGGAACCCCCAAACCTGATGCTGA GCCAGAACCCAGGAGCCTGTCCGAGAAGGTCTCTCACCTGGAGTCCCTGCTCAGGAAGCTGCAGGAGGACCTGCAGAAG GAGAAGGCGGACAGGgcggccctggaggaggaggttcGCAGCCTGCGGAACAACAACCGCCTGCTCCTGGCCTCCAAGCACCTGGGCTCGCCCACCACGGACTTGGCCTGA